The Pieris brassicae chromosome 6, ilPieBrab1.1, whole genome shotgun sequence genome window below encodes:
- the LOC123711092 gene encoding carboxypeptidase Q-like isoform X1: protein MTNKYKICIILIVYCTFVCSYSMHNDNCDLDDALVKEIASYKNITDKIIKDIKNELGSRMYNLFSEFIDKYGARPSGSKILEDSIDHMVNLTIGSGLNDVTTEEVEVPHWVRGTETLEMLQPRYKKVAIIGLGPSISTPSEGITAELLVVKTFKELDSLNKEDVRGKIILFDEHYTSYGETVIYRVQAASKAAHKGAVASLIRSVTPYSLYTTHTGSQHYDDDVPRIPTAAITVEDSHLLRRLFIRKNKIVLKLKMESTYDTQKSRNTIIDLKGAVDPDKYVIVSGHIDSWDVGQGAMDDGGGMMISWFAPVILNHFQLHPKRTVRAILWTAEEPGLVGAAQYLKRHIKELDKIIFIMESDEGTFEPLGLEVGGSKDAVCIIAEILKLFTPIDNLKVSKNPGSDIILFINEGIPGASLMNKNDKYFRYHHSEADTMDVENIDDVVNCAAFWAAVSYVIADISVDIPRQ from the exons atgacaaataaatataaaatttgcatAATTCTAATTGTTTATTGTACTTTTGTTTGTTCTTATTCAATGCATAATGACAATTGTGATTTGGACGACGCATTAGTTAAAGAAATTgcaagttataaaaatattacagacaAAATTATCAAGGATATAAAGAATGAATTAGGATCAAGAATGTATAATTT GTTTTCAGAATTTATAGACAAATACGGAGCACGACCATCCGGTAGTAAGATTTTGGAAGATTCAATAGATCACATGGTTAACCTTACTATTGGCTCCGGACTTAACGATGTTACTACCGAAGAAGTAGAG GTACCTCACTGGGTGCGAGGTACTGAGACTTTAGAGATGCTACAACCTCGCTACAAAAAAGTTGCAATTATCGGCCTAGGTCCATCAATTTCTACTCCAAGTGAAGGCATTACGGCTGAATTACTTGTTGTGAAAACTTTCAAAGAACTGgatagtttaaataaagaagATGTTCGAGGCAAAATCATTTTGTTTGATGAGCACTATACTTCATATGGGGAAACCGTTATTTACAGGGTTCAAGCTGCATCAAAAGCCGCCCATAAGGGTGCGGTAGCTTCACTTATTCGAAGCGTCACTCCATATTCCTTGTACACCACCCACACTGGCTCCCAACATTATGATGACGATGTCCCTAGAATACCAACAGCAGCAATAACCGTGGAGGATTCGCATTTACTCAGAAGATTGTTCATTCGTAAAAATAAGattgttttgaaattaaagATGGAAAGTACGTATGATACGCAAAAATCTCGAAATACGATCATAGATTTAAAAGGAGCTGTAGATCCTGATAAGTATGTTATAGTTTCTGGACATATAGATAGTTGGGATGTCGGTCAGGGTGCAATGGACGATGGTGGTGGTATGATGATAAGTTGGTTTGCTCCGGTCATACTTAACCATTTTCAACTTCATCCTAAAAGAACTGTACGTGCTATTTTATGGACTGCCGAGGAGCCGGGTTTAGTAGGTGCTGCCCAATATTTAAAACGTCATATTAAAGAGctcgataaaataatttttattatggaatCCGATGAAGGAACGTTTGAGCCATTAGGTTTAGAAGTAGGCGGGTCAAAAGATGCGGTGTGCATAATTGCTGagatattgaaattatttacacCAATCGATAACTTGAAGGTATCTAAAAATCCTGGTTCcgatataatactttttataaatgaaggGATACCTGGAGCGTCGttgatgaataaaaatgataaatattttcgcTATCATCACTCAGAAGCCGATACAATGGATGTGGAGAATATTGATGATGTTGTCAACTGTGCTGCATTTTGGGCTGCTGTATCTTATGTTATTGCTGATATATCCGTTGATATACCTCGCCAATGA
- the LOC123711092 gene encoding carboxypeptidase Q-like isoform X2, with protein sequence MVNLTIGSGLNDVTTEEVEVPHWVRGTETLEMLQPRYKKVAIIGLGPSISTPSEGITAELLVVKTFKELDSLNKEDVRGKIILFDEHYTSYGETVIYRVQAASKAAHKGAVASLIRSVTPYSLYTTHTGSQHYDDDVPRIPTAAITVEDSHLLRRLFIRKNKIVLKLKMESTYDTQKSRNTIIDLKGAVDPDKYVIVSGHIDSWDVGQGAMDDGGGMMISWFAPVILNHFQLHPKRTVRAILWTAEEPGLVGAAQYLKRHIKELDKIIFIMESDEGTFEPLGLEVGGSKDAVCIIAEILKLFTPIDNLKVSKNPGSDIILFINEGIPGASLMNKNDKYFRYHHSEADTMDVENIDDVVNCAAFWAAVSYVIADISVDIPRQ encoded by the exons ATGGTTAACCTTACTATTGGCTCCGGACTTAACGATGTTACTACCGAAGAAGTAGAG GTACCTCACTGGGTGCGAGGTACTGAGACTTTAGAGATGCTACAACCTCGCTACAAAAAAGTTGCAATTATCGGCCTAGGTCCATCAATTTCTACTCCAAGTGAAGGCATTACGGCTGAATTACTTGTTGTGAAAACTTTCAAAGAACTGgatagtttaaataaagaagATGTTCGAGGCAAAATCATTTTGTTTGATGAGCACTATACTTCATATGGGGAAACCGTTATTTACAGGGTTCAAGCTGCATCAAAAGCCGCCCATAAGGGTGCGGTAGCTTCACTTATTCGAAGCGTCACTCCATATTCCTTGTACACCACCCACACTGGCTCCCAACATTATGATGACGATGTCCCTAGAATACCAACAGCAGCAATAACCGTGGAGGATTCGCATTTACTCAGAAGATTGTTCATTCGTAAAAATAAGattgttttgaaattaaagATGGAAAGTACGTATGATACGCAAAAATCTCGAAATACGATCATAGATTTAAAAGGAGCTGTAGATCCTGATAAGTATGTTATAGTTTCTGGACATATAGATAGTTGGGATGTCGGTCAGGGTGCAATGGACGATGGTGGTGGTATGATGATAAGTTGGTTTGCTCCGGTCATACTTAACCATTTTCAACTTCATCCTAAAAGAACTGTACGTGCTATTTTATGGACTGCCGAGGAGCCGGGTTTAGTAGGTGCTGCCCAATATTTAAAACGTCATATTAAAGAGctcgataaaataatttttattatggaatCCGATGAAGGAACGTTTGAGCCATTAGGTTTAGAAGTAGGCGGGTCAAAAGATGCGGTGTGCATAATTGCTGagatattgaaattatttacacCAATCGATAACTTGAAGGTATCTAAAAATCCTGGTTCcgatataatactttttataaatgaaggGATACCTGGAGCGTCGttgatgaataaaaatgataaatattttcgcTATCATCACTCAGAAGCCGATACAATGGATGTGGAGAATATTGATGATGTTGTCAACTGTGCTGCATTTTGGGCTGCTGTATCTTATGTTATTGCTGATATATCCGTTGATATACCTCGCCAATGA